A portion of the Drosophila innubila isolate TH190305 chromosome 3L unlocalized genomic scaffold, UK_Dinn_1.0 0_D_3L, whole genome shotgun sequence genome contains these proteins:
- the LOC117788064 gene encoding adenylyl cyclase X E isoform X2 codes for MHDPRRVQRERQAKKLSEASKSNFMYNSTLQQYNQVRNQAKLEMCRELDKMPIGRIQITKVCRRSTNPTQDEIEEETFRRNISSFCLLFRIRNWELQYIKEPDVMFKYSIALAWFVYICLLTIQLLSKDAKYHYWIIDGITICLLTSLLIISWYKKLWIMYVSDTEQSRPQAKLSIFLYRMSDYMQGNIVLRIVVYFLIIASYCAVAAMQVIDCSVRDDVVEDDNGLMKPMPFTFEERVNCFHPWILTNCMTLVIGTSFLFTRIPFIVKTSVAVVITVTYAILVVVEFDYIYASSPSTNVNLNAEYSHILFIFITLGIFHLMERQTEFIAKVDYNWKRQLLQKQDDALITNGTIKVLLVNILPSHVAEFYLSMQQQQNELYYEEYDNVAVMFASIKNFDTDKIGLRVLNEIICDFDDVLNKYSHSLRVEKIKVANWTYMAACGLDVTRSEQVNAPQVKFRNVSLMPNGRRSQYRTSGSEQVQRVPYGNGSTIALDLERGQYEGNVINSTPRMSKEDIANEKSNDEVIKVMANFALDLMRAMRRFNAENMQSEYEGSTDYGMLRIGISHGRAMAGVVGISKPHYDIWGNPVNMASRMDSTGIPGKIQVTENTALKLRNFNIQCNYRGKTFVKGRGNIPTYVLGTDDEYEGFLPHQAPEAPEPT; via the exons ATGCACGATCCTCGCCGGGTGCAACGGGAGCGTCAGGCCAAGAAGCTGAGCGAGGCCAGCAAGTCCAACTTCATGTACAACTCGACCCTGCAGCAATACAACCAAGTGCGTAACCAGGCCAAGCTGGAAATGTGCCGCGAGCTGGATAAAATGCCCATCGGTCGTATACA GATAACCAAAGTGTGTCGTCGCTCCACAAATCCTACCCAGGATGAGATCGAGGAGGAAACCTTTCGACGCAACATCAGCTCCTTCTGTCTGCTGTTTCGCATAAGGAACTGGGAATTGCAATACATCAAGGAGCCGGATGTGATGTTCAAATATAGCATTGCACTCGCCTGGTTCGTCTATATATGCCTGCTCACCATACAGCTGCTCAGCAAGGA TGCCAAATATCATTATTGGATCATTGATGGCATTACTATATGTCTGCTTACCAGCTTGCTTATCATCTCCTGGTACAAGAAGCTGTGGATTATGTATGTCTCCGATACGGAACAGTCGCGTCCTCAGGCCAAATTAAGCATATTTCTCTACAGGATGTCCGACTACATGCAAGGCAATATTGTTCTACGCATTGTTGTCTATTTCCTGATCATTGCCTCCTATTGTGCTGTGGCTGCCATGCAAGTG ATAGATTGTAGCGTCAGAGATGATGTTGTGGAAGATGATAATGGATTAATGAAGCCAATGCCATTTACGTTTGAGGAGCGTGTGAATTGCTTTCATCCCTGG ATTCTCACCAACTGTATGACACTGGTTATCGGCACATCCTTTCTGTTCACCCGCATACCCTTCATTGTGAAAACCTCTGTGGCTGTGGTAATCACCGTGACATATGCTATTCTCGTGGTGGTTGAGTTTGATTACATCTACGCCAGCAGTCCCTCAACGAATGTGAATTTAAATGCCGAATATTCGCATATTCTGTTCATCTTTATAACGCTGGGCATATTCCATTTGATGGAGCGACAAACTGAGTTTATAGCCAAGGTGGATTACAA TTGGAAGCGTCAGTTGTTGCAGAAACAGGATGATGCACTGATCACAAATGGCACGATCAAGGTGCTGCTGGTCAATATACTGCCCTCCCATGTGG CGGAGTTCTATCTGtcaatgcagcagcagcagaatgaGCTGTATTACGAGGAGTACGACAATGTGGCGGTTATGTTTGCCTCAATCAAGAACTTTGACACGGATAAAATAGGATTACGTGTGCTCAACGAGATTATCTGCGACTTTGACGATGTT CTCAACAAATACTCGCACAGTCTGCGCGTGGAGAAGATCAAGGTGGCCAACTGGACATATATGGCAGCCTGTGGTCTGGACGTGACACGTTCCGAGCAGGTGAATGCGCCACAGGTCAAGTTCCGCAATGTCTCGCTGATGCCGAATGGCCGAAGAAGTCAGTATCGCACCTCGGGATCCGAGCAAGTGCAGCGAGTTCCTTATGGCAATGGCAGCACCATTGCTTTGGATCTGGAGCGTGGTCAGTACGAGGGCAATGTGATAAACAGCACGCCCAGAATGAGCAAGGAGGACATTGCCAATGAGAAGAGCAACGATGAAGTGATCAAGGTGATGGCCAACTTTGCTTTGGATCTGATGCGTGCCATGAGAAGATTCAATGCGGAGAACATGCAGTCGGAGTACGAGGGCAGCACGGATTATGGCATGCTCCGTATTGGCATCTCCCATGGCCGGGCTATGGCCGGAGTTGTGGGCATATCGAAGCCGCATTATGATATCTGGGGTAATCCTGTCAACATGGCATCCCGCATGGACTCAACGGGCATTCCTGGCAAGATCCAGGTCACTGAGAATACAGCGCTCAAATTGCGCAACTTCAATATACAATGCAATTACCGGGGCAAGACCTTTGTCAAGGGACGTGGCAATATTCCCACCTACGTGCTGGGTACCGATGACGAATACGAAGGATTCCTGCCTCATCAGGCGCCGGAAGCACCAGAACCTACTTAG
- the LOC117788064 gene encoding adenylyl cyclase X E isoform X1, translated as MNSQFDTDAGTHPFRSNIEEFPTAPNEKNWEWTYLVRKCRNLELEESYDLYMRRLRIGYLSIFIFIELLVSLTHALLLFTSSDMTYAYIDMGAYVVTGLIMWLILSINFRNELISKHTWIVYASSWLAVSVMVLMDIGLNIYHATSNNDILNPIYDAYTLYAIYMFMPIPYILQPFILGIAVTICYIINYSFVITSKEENQIQMHSILNEAIYLICVNCLGIFFRLMRDIALRTTFLDRRQYVEENLLLRYARDQERSLLLSILPAQIADRLQEDVRNRIERSKQQHQQRTGFQQSIHNNNHALKRWRQPDHGTLFIEPHKDVTVLYADVVNYTHLTTTLDVKKLVEALHDLFVRFDIASEEYNVMRIKFLGDCYYCVAGLASPNEDHAKCCVDLGLRMIKDIRDVREKRHLNIDMRIGVHSGDVLSGVIGAAKWQFDIWSKDVDIANRLEATGATGRVHVSQQTLGLLDGEYFFEDGTEKAREDPVLQKHNIRTFLIKSLRAPMHDPRRVQRERQAKKLSEASKSNFMYNSTLQQYNQVRNQAKLEMCRELDKMPIGRIQITKVCRRSTNPTQDEIEEETFRRNISSFCLLFRIRNWELQYIKEPDVMFKYSIALAWFVYICLLTIQLLSKDAKYHYWIIDGITICLLTSLLIISWYKKLWIMYVSDTEQSRPQAKLSIFLYRMSDYMQGNIVLRIVVYFLIIASYCAVAAMQVIDCSVRDDVVEDDNGLMKPMPFTFEERVNCFHPWILTNCMTLVIGTSFLFTRIPFIVKTSVAVVITVTYAILVVVEFDYIYASSPSTNVNLNAEYSHILFIFITLGIFHLMERQTEFIAKVDYNWKRQLLQKQDDALITNGTIKVLLVNILPSHVAEFYLSMQQQQNELYYEEYDNVAVMFASIKNFDTDKIGLRVLNEIICDFDDVLNKYSHSLRVEKIKVANWTYMAACGLDVTRSEQVNAPQVKFRNVSLMPNGRRSQYRTSGSEQVQRVPYGNGSTIALDLERGQYEGNVINSTPRMSKEDIANEKSNDEVIKVMANFALDLMRAMRRFNAENMQSEYEGSTDYGMLRIGISHGRAMAGVVGISKPHYDIWGNPVNMASRMDSTGIPGKIQVTENTALKLRNFNIQCNYRGKTFVKGRGNIPTYVLGTDDEYEGFLPHQAPEAPEPT; from the exons atgaatTCACAATTTGATACCGATGCCGGCACACATCCCTTTCGATCAAATATCGAAGAATTTCCCACAGCGCCCAATGAAAAGAATTGGGAATGGACTTATCTTGTG CGAAAATGCCGTAATCTGGAGCTGGAGGAGTCTTATGACTTGTATATGCGTCGATTGCGCATTGGCTATTTATCGATCTTCATTTTTATCGAGCTGCTCGTGAGTTTAACACACGCTTTACTCCTGTTCACCTCATCGGATATGACCTATGCCTATATCGATATGGGCGCCTACGTGGTCACCGGTCTCATAATGTGGCTAATACTCTCGATCAACTTCCGCAATGAGCTGATTAGCAAACACACCTGGATTGTCTATGCCTCCTCCTGGCTGGCCGTCTCCGTGATGGTCCTAATGG ATATCGGCCTGAACATTTATCACGCCACCAGCAACAATGATATACTTAATCCCATCTACGACGCCTACACTCTATATGCCATCTATATGTTCATGCCCATTCCGTACATTCTTCAGCCCTTCATCTTGGGCATTGCAGTTACCATCTGCTATATCATCAACTACAGTTTTGTGATCACTTCCAAGGAGGAAAACCAAATCCAAATGCACAGCATACTCAA CGAAGCCATTTATTTGATCTGCGTCAATTGTCTGGGCATCTTTTTCCGCCTGATGCGAGATATAGCGCTGAGAACAACATTTCTGGATCGCAGACAGTATGTGGAGGAGAATCTTTTACTACGCTATGCCCGAGATCAGGAGCGAAGTCTGTTGTTGAGCATACTTCCCGCACAGATTGCGGATCGTCTGCAGGAGGATGTGAGGAATCGCATTGAGCGCTccaagcagcagcatcaacagcgcACAGGATTCCAACAGAGCATCCACAACAATAATCATGCTTTAAAGCGTTGGCGTCAACCGGATCATGG CACACTCTTCATCGAGCCGCACAAGGATGTGACCGTGTTGTATGCGGATGTGGTGAACTACACGCACCTGACGACAACTCTGGATGTGAAGAAGTTGGTGGAGGCTTTGCATGATTTATTCGTGCGTTTTGACATTGCGAGTGAGGAGTACAATGTGATGAGGATCAAGTTCTTGGGGGATTGCTACTACTGTGTGGCTGGACTGGCCAGTCCCAATGAGGATCATGCCAAGTGCTGTGTGGATCTGGGACTGCGCATGATCAAGGATATTCGCGATGTGCGCGAGAAGCGACATCTCAACATTGACATGCGCATCGGTGTGCACTCCGGCGATGTGTTGTCTGGTGTAATTGGTGCCGCCAAGTGGCAATTTGATATTTGGTCCAAGGATGTGGACATTGCCAATCGACTGGAGGCCACCGGCGCCACAGGACGTGTCCATGTGAGTCAGCAAACGTTGGGACTTTTAGATGGCGAGTATTTCTTTGAGGATGGCACGGAAAAGGCTCGCGAGGATCCTGTGCTACAAAAGCATAATATACGCACCTTTCTCATCAAATCGCTACGC GCCCCCATGCACGATCCTCGCCGGGTGCAACGGGAGCGTCAGGCCAAGAAGCTGAGCGAGGCCAGCAAGTCCAACTTCATGTACAACTCGACCCTGCAGCAATACAACCAAGTGCGTAACCAGGCCAAGCTGGAAATGTGCCGCGAGCTGGATAAAATGCCCATCGGTCGTATACA GATAACCAAAGTGTGTCGTCGCTCCACAAATCCTACCCAGGATGAGATCGAGGAGGAAACCTTTCGACGCAACATCAGCTCCTTCTGTCTGCTGTTTCGCATAAGGAACTGGGAATTGCAATACATCAAGGAGCCGGATGTGATGTTCAAATATAGCATTGCACTCGCCTGGTTCGTCTATATATGCCTGCTCACCATACAGCTGCTCAGCAAGGA TGCCAAATATCATTATTGGATCATTGATGGCATTACTATATGTCTGCTTACCAGCTTGCTTATCATCTCCTGGTACAAGAAGCTGTGGATTATGTATGTCTCCGATACGGAACAGTCGCGTCCTCAGGCCAAATTAAGCATATTTCTCTACAGGATGTCCGACTACATGCAAGGCAATATTGTTCTACGCATTGTTGTCTATTTCCTGATCATTGCCTCCTATTGTGCTGTGGCTGCCATGCAAGTG ATAGATTGTAGCGTCAGAGATGATGTTGTGGAAGATGATAATGGATTAATGAAGCCAATGCCATTTACGTTTGAGGAGCGTGTGAATTGCTTTCATCCCTGG ATTCTCACCAACTGTATGACACTGGTTATCGGCACATCCTTTCTGTTCACCCGCATACCCTTCATTGTGAAAACCTCTGTGGCTGTGGTAATCACCGTGACATATGCTATTCTCGTGGTGGTTGAGTTTGATTACATCTACGCCAGCAGTCCCTCAACGAATGTGAATTTAAATGCCGAATATTCGCATATTCTGTTCATCTTTATAACGCTGGGCATATTCCATTTGATGGAGCGACAAACTGAGTTTATAGCCAAGGTGGATTACAA TTGGAAGCGTCAGTTGTTGCAGAAACAGGATGATGCACTGATCACAAATGGCACGATCAAGGTGCTGCTGGTCAATATACTGCCCTCCCATGTGG CGGAGTTCTATCTGtcaatgcagcagcagcagaatgaGCTGTATTACGAGGAGTACGACAATGTGGCGGTTATGTTTGCCTCAATCAAGAACTTTGACACGGATAAAATAGGATTACGTGTGCTCAACGAGATTATCTGCGACTTTGACGATGTT CTCAACAAATACTCGCACAGTCTGCGCGTGGAGAAGATCAAGGTGGCCAACTGGACATATATGGCAGCCTGTGGTCTGGACGTGACACGTTCCGAGCAGGTGAATGCGCCACAGGTCAAGTTCCGCAATGTCTCGCTGATGCCGAATGGCCGAAGAAGTCAGTATCGCACCTCGGGATCCGAGCAAGTGCAGCGAGTTCCTTATGGCAATGGCAGCACCATTGCTTTGGATCTGGAGCGTGGTCAGTACGAGGGCAATGTGATAAACAGCACGCCCAGAATGAGCAAGGAGGACATTGCCAATGAGAAGAGCAACGATGAAGTGATCAAGGTGATGGCCAACTTTGCTTTGGATCTGATGCGTGCCATGAGAAGATTCAATGCGGAGAACATGCAGTCGGAGTACGAGGGCAGCACGGATTATGGCATGCTCCGTATTGGCATCTCCCATGGCCGGGCTATGGCCGGAGTTGTGGGCATATCGAAGCCGCATTATGATATCTGGGGTAATCCTGTCAACATGGCATCCCGCATGGACTCAACGGGCATTCCTGGCAAGATCCAGGTCACTGAGAATACAGCGCTCAAATTGCGCAACTTCAATATACAATGCAATTACCGGGGCAAGACCTTTGTCAAGGGACGTGGCAATATTCCCACCTACGTGCTGGGTACCGATGACGAATACGAAGGATTCCTGCCTCATCAGGCGCCGGAAGCACCAGAACCTACTTAG
- the LOC117788064 gene encoding adenylyl cyclase X E isoform X3 yields MNSQFDTDAGTHPFRSNIEEFPTAPNEKNWEWTYLVRKCRNLELEESYDLYMRRLRIGYLSIFIFIELLVSLTHALLLFTSSDMTYAYIDMGAYVVTGLIMWLILSINFRNELISKHTWIVYASSWLAVSVMVLMDIGLNIYHATSNNDILNPIYDAYTLYAIYMFMPIPYILQPFILGIAVTICYIINYSFVITSKEENQIQMHSILNEAIYLICVNCLGIFFRLMRDIALRTTFLDRRQYVEENLLLRYARDQERSLLLSILPAQIADRLQEDVRNRIERSKQQHQQRTGFQQSIHNNNHALKRWRQPDHGTLFIEPHKDVTVLYADVVNYTHLTTTLDVKKLVEALHDLFVRFDIASEEYNVMRIKFLGDCYYCVAGLASPNEDHAKCCVDLGLRMIKDIRDVREKRHLNIDMRIGVHSGDVLSGVIGAAKWQFDIWSKDVDIANRLEATGATGRVHVSQQTLGLLDGEYFFEDGTEKAREDPVLQKHNIRTFLIKSLRL; encoded by the exons atgaatTCACAATTTGATACCGATGCCGGCACACATCCCTTTCGATCAAATATCGAAGAATTTCCCACAGCGCCCAATGAAAAGAATTGGGAATGGACTTATCTTGTG CGAAAATGCCGTAATCTGGAGCTGGAGGAGTCTTATGACTTGTATATGCGTCGATTGCGCATTGGCTATTTATCGATCTTCATTTTTATCGAGCTGCTCGTGAGTTTAACACACGCTTTACTCCTGTTCACCTCATCGGATATGACCTATGCCTATATCGATATGGGCGCCTACGTGGTCACCGGTCTCATAATGTGGCTAATACTCTCGATCAACTTCCGCAATGAGCTGATTAGCAAACACACCTGGATTGTCTATGCCTCCTCCTGGCTGGCCGTCTCCGTGATGGTCCTAATGG ATATCGGCCTGAACATTTATCACGCCACCAGCAACAATGATATACTTAATCCCATCTACGACGCCTACACTCTATATGCCATCTATATGTTCATGCCCATTCCGTACATTCTTCAGCCCTTCATCTTGGGCATTGCAGTTACCATCTGCTATATCATCAACTACAGTTTTGTGATCACTTCCAAGGAGGAAAACCAAATCCAAATGCACAGCATACTCAA CGAAGCCATTTATTTGATCTGCGTCAATTGTCTGGGCATCTTTTTCCGCCTGATGCGAGATATAGCGCTGAGAACAACATTTCTGGATCGCAGACAGTATGTGGAGGAGAATCTTTTACTACGCTATGCCCGAGATCAGGAGCGAAGTCTGTTGTTGAGCATACTTCCCGCACAGATTGCGGATCGTCTGCAGGAGGATGTGAGGAATCGCATTGAGCGCTccaagcagcagcatcaacagcgcACAGGATTCCAACAGAGCATCCACAACAATAATCATGCTTTAAAGCGTTGGCGTCAACCGGATCATGG CACACTCTTCATCGAGCCGCACAAGGATGTGACCGTGTTGTATGCGGATGTGGTGAACTACACGCACCTGACGACAACTCTGGATGTGAAGAAGTTGGTGGAGGCTTTGCATGATTTATTCGTGCGTTTTGACATTGCGAGTGAGGAGTACAATGTGATGAGGATCAAGTTCTTGGGGGATTGCTACTACTGTGTGGCTGGACTGGCCAGTCCCAATGAGGATCATGCCAAGTGCTGTGTGGATCTGGGACTGCGCATGATCAAGGATATTCGCGATGTGCGCGAGAAGCGACATCTCAACATTGACATGCGCATCGGTGTGCACTCCGGCGATGTGTTGTCTGGTGTAATTGGTGCCGCCAAGTGGCAATTTGATATTTGGTCCAAGGATGTGGACATTGCCAATCGACTGGAGGCCACCGGCGCCACAGGACGTGTCCATGTGAGTCAGCAAACGTTGGGACTTTTAGATGGCGAGTATTTCTTTGAGGATGGCACGGAAAAGGCTCGCGAGGATCCTGTGCTACAAAAGCATAATATACGCACCTTTCTCATCAAATCGCTACGC TTATAG